A region from the Sandaracinus amylolyticus genome encodes:
- a CDS encoding DNA-methyltransferase: protein MLPAPAYDDGRVTLYQGDCRELLPLVLERHGRPAHVFTDPPYTKRTHEGARTLRGGGDPKELIDFANAEIDFVREVFAAARPQRWTVASVDHVHATLLQLSPPEGMRHVRTGVWIKPDCAPQMNGKHPANGHESIAILHTHEPMRWNGGGERAVWTHNVERSIDWHTTPKPLGLIARLVRDFTDENELLLDMFAGSATTLAAAMQEGRRAVGIELDVHPKTVERLTRAAQQVPMWKPHTEKRRTAVLDFGGDS from the coding sequence ATGCTCCCCGCCCCCGCATACGACGACGGGCGCGTGACGCTCTACCAGGGCGACTGCCGCGAGCTGCTGCCCCTGGTGCTCGAGCGTCACGGGCGCCCCGCGCATGTCTTCACCGACCCGCCGTACACGAAGCGCACGCACGAGGGCGCGCGCACGCTGCGCGGCGGTGGCGACCCGAAGGAACTGATCGATTTCGCAAACGCGGAGATCGACTTCGTGCGCGAGGTTTTCGCCGCTGCGCGCCCGCAGCGCTGGACGGTCGCGTCCGTCGATCACGTGCACGCGACGCTGCTCCAGCTCTCGCCTCCCGAGGGCATGCGACACGTGCGCACCGGCGTGTGGATCAAGCCGGACTGCGCGCCGCAGATGAACGGCAAGCACCCCGCGAACGGGCACGAGTCGATCGCCATCCTCCACACGCACGAGCCGATGCGCTGGAACGGCGGCGGCGAGCGCGCGGTGTGGACGCACAACGTCGAGCGGTCGATCGACTGGCACACGACGCCGAAGCCGCTCGGGCTCATCGCGCGGCTCGTCCGCGACTTCACCGACGAGAACGAGCTTCTGCTCGACATGTTCGCCGGCAGCGCGACGACGCTCGCCGCCGCGATGCAGGAGGGACGTCGCGCCGTCGGCATCGAGCTCGACGTGCATCCCAAGACCGTCGAGCGCCTCACGCGCGCGGCGCAGCAGGTTCCGATGTGGAAGCCGCACACGGAGAAGCGGAGGACGGCCGTGCTCGACTTCGGGGGCGACTCGTGA
- a CDS encoding ATP-binding protein yields MAERAPTTMRPELRAIFERAEPADEQDLAALEQRSQREARRERLARSGIRLRPDDRKALMNDELYPTQALRDVKRWLAAATRTPNPGPNFLFVTGGTGLGKTVAAAWALTRQGGRFVTMETFLLDYARYLRDVSRDRAAELERERYAAPGLLVLDELGTEADAVLARTALSWLVDARCARRRHLTIVLSNLAEADVVARFTAGIYDPRTWDRLRRDGAFAKLDGESLRRPDYDAAAPRRSAP; encoded by the coding sequence ATGGCTGAGCGAGCGCCGACCACGATGCGCCCGGAGCTGCGGGCCATCTTCGAGCGGGCGGAGCCCGCCGACGAGCAGGACCTCGCAGCGCTCGAGCAGCGCTCGCAGCGCGAGGCCCGGCGCGAGCGACTCGCGCGCTCGGGGATCCGGCTGCGGCCGGACGACCGCAAGGCGCTGATGAACGACGAGCTCTACCCGACGCAGGCGCTGCGCGACGTGAAGCGCTGGCTCGCGGCGGCGACGCGCACGCCGAACCCCGGACCCAACTTCCTGTTCGTCACGGGCGGCACCGGCCTGGGAAAGACCGTCGCGGCAGCGTGGGCGCTCACGCGCCAGGGCGGCCGCTTCGTGACGATGGAGACGTTCCTGCTCGACTACGCACGGTACCTGCGCGACGTGTCGCGCGACCGCGCGGCGGAGCTCGAGCGCGAGCGGTACGCCGCGCCGGGGCTCCTGGTCCTCGACGAGCTCGGGACCGAGGCCGACGCGGTGCTCGCCCGCACGGCGCTGTCGTGGCTCGTCGACGCGCGATGCGCGCGCCGGCGGCACCTCACCATCGTGCTCTCGAACCTCGCCGAGGCGGACGTCGTCGCGCGGTTCACGGCGGGCATCTACGACCCGCGGACGTGGGACCGCCTGCGTCGCGACGGCGCGTTCGCGAAGCTCGACGGCGAGTCGCTGCGGCGTCCCGACTACGACGCGGCCGCGCCGCGCAGGAGCGCGCCGTGA
- a CDS encoding helix-turn-helix domain-containing protein, with protein sequence MPKPTGQNKSRAERGRNAPGSSPSVAARRARGLRMLREGSRVKHVAEKLGVSVTTVKRWQAAAKLGEQVKAEVETEEQARLRVLEEARTKLAKEVGDAVQTVIDVMHYTAADALDVNEGDVKPSEFARADSRVAKVRLQAALAVLDRAGLPKVNVLEHGGDALSLLTDHLNRALAQDVDET encoded by the coding sequence ATGCCGAAGCCGACCGGGCAGAACAAGAGCCGTGCCGAAAGGGGCCGAAACGCTCCCGGATCGTCGCCGAGCGTGGCCGCTCGGCGCGCCCGCGGCCTCCGCATGCTCCGTGAGGGCTCGCGCGTGAAGCACGTCGCCGAGAAGCTCGGCGTCAGCGTCACGACCGTGAAGCGCTGGCAGGCCGCCGCGAAGCTCGGCGAGCAGGTGAAGGCCGAGGTCGAGACCGAGGAGCAGGCGCGGCTCCGCGTCCTCGAGGAGGCGCGGACGAAGCTCGCGAAGGAGGTCGGCGACGCGGTGCAGACCGTGATCGACGTGATGCACTACACCGCGGCCGACGCGCTCGACGTCAACGAGGGCGACGTGAAGCCGAGCGAGTTCGCGCGCGCCGACTCCCGCGTCGCGAAGGTGCGGCTGCAGGCGGCGCTCGCGGTGCTCGACCGCGCAGGGCTGCCGAAGGTCAACGTGCTCGAGCACGGCGGCGATGCGCTGTCGCTCCTCACCGACCACCTGAACCGCGCGCTCGCGCAGGACGTCGACGAGACGTGA
- a CDS encoding excisionase family DNA-binding protein: protein MRTISTTQAAAKLGYSDDTIRRQCEAGRIPAVRVGRTWKVSAEWVERALLKLRGGSTTVTR, encoded by the coding sequence ATGCGGACGATCTCGACGACGCAGGCGGCGGCGAAGCTCGGCTACTCCGATGACACGATCCGTCGGCAGTGCGAGGCGGGGCGCATCCCAGCGGTGCGCGTCGGCCGCACGTGGAAGGTCAGCGCCGAGTGGGTCGAGCGTGCGCTGCTCAAGCTGCGCGGCGGATCGACGACCGTGACGCGGTGA
- a CDS encoding phage portal protein family protein has translation MATTDAATPAAAPESRPAQGTRIVGPELRSRWTTPRFGAITPERLASILKSADDGRTEDWANFCEYLVEDADLFGIYHTRRNAVAGAPWDLEPGYSPDPIAQRYAARAAEFCRRAMLEMADLERTWLDALDAIGVGWSAAELIWKRDHGAWVVSDAEWVRAARLRFDETWKLRLYDMGEHGSEGLELPPGKFLVHVPRSRASYPVRSGEFRTIAWYWLFHRWVIKYWLATGERHGGPFLYMRVPASTRGDVKREGKAILERMRNDGVAVVDEGTFIEMLESAMTGADVFDTLCARFERGYAKALLGATLTVDVGDSGSRALGTEHGKVRLERSQGDARFLAGSWRRDVLYWLCFHNRHLFDGVMPPVPTLKLQPEGDTATVSDKLIDIGGATYDEARERDGLPAWGPGKGGDKRIPAVSGSASALPALPTPGAPSGVPEGGEKVADAALNGAQIDALKGIVADVASGLIPRETGIELIVVAFPTIPREKALEILGPVEEGSVTPDGEPVQQAPAGGAAPPPFGASGSTPRGSGTPSLASRARASRALSSRTTSAPRSPTTPTSSRSQMSPLARALLGGSDGPKS, from the coding sequence ATGGCGACGACCGACGCAGCAACGCCGGCCGCGGCGCCCGAGTCGCGCCCGGCGCAGGGCACGCGCATCGTCGGGCCCGAGCTGCGCTCGCGGTGGACGACGCCGCGCTTCGGAGCGATCACGCCCGAGCGCCTCGCGTCGATCCTCAAGAGCGCCGACGACGGCCGCACCGAGGACTGGGCGAACTTCTGCGAGTACCTCGTCGAAGACGCCGACCTCTTCGGCATCTATCACACCCGCCGCAACGCGGTCGCAGGCGCGCCCTGGGATCTCGAACCGGGCTACTCGCCAGATCCGATCGCGCAGCGGTACGCCGCGCGCGCGGCCGAGTTCTGCCGCCGAGCGATGCTCGAGATGGCTGACCTCGAGCGCACGTGGCTCGACGCGCTCGACGCGATCGGAGTCGGCTGGTCGGCAGCCGAGCTCATCTGGAAGCGCGACCACGGCGCGTGGGTCGTCTCGGACGCGGAGTGGGTGCGCGCCGCGCGCCTGCGCTTCGACGAGACGTGGAAGCTCCGCCTGTACGACATGGGCGAGCACGGCTCCGAGGGCCTCGAGCTCCCGCCCGGCAAGTTCCTCGTGCACGTGCCGCGCTCGCGCGCGAGCTACCCGGTGCGCAGCGGCGAGTTCCGCACGATCGCGTGGTACTGGCTCTTCCACCGCTGGGTGATCAAGTACTGGCTCGCCACCGGCGAGCGGCACGGCGGCCCGTTCCTCTACATGCGCGTCCCCGCCTCGACGCGCGGCGACGTGAAGCGCGAGGGGAAGGCGATCCTCGAGCGCATGCGCAACGACGGCGTCGCCGTCGTCGACGAGGGCACCTTCATCGAGATGCTCGAGTCGGCGATGACGGGCGCCGATGTGTTCGACACGCTGTGCGCTCGCTTCGAGCGCGGCTACGCGAAGGCGCTACTCGGCGCGACGCTCACCGTCGACGTCGGCGACAGCGGCTCGCGCGCCCTCGGCACCGAGCACGGCAAGGTCCGGCTCGAGCGCTCGCAGGGCGACGCGCGGTTCCTCGCGGGCTCGTGGCGGCGCGACGTCCTCTACTGGCTCTGCTTCCACAACCGGCACCTCTTCGACGGCGTGATGCCGCCGGTGCCGACCCTGAAGCTCCAGCCCGAGGGCGACACTGCGACGGTCAGCGACAAGCTGATCGACATCGGCGGCGCGACCTACGACGAGGCGCGCGAACGCGACGGCCTGCCCGCGTGGGGGCCCGGCAAGGGCGGCGACAAGCGCATCCCGGCCGTGAGCGGAAGCGCCTCCGCGCTCCCTGCGCTCCCCACTCCTGGCGCGCCGTCTGGCGTTCCGGAGGGCGGCGAGAAGGTCGCCGACGCGGCGCTGAACGGCGCGCAGATCGACGCCCTCAAGGGCATCGTCGCGGACGTCGCATCGGGTCTCATCCCGCGCGAGACCGGCATCGAGCTGATCGTCGTCGCGTTCCCGACCATCCCGCGCGAGAAGGCGCTGGAGATCCTCGGCCCCGTCGAGGAGGGCAGCGTCACGCCCGACGGCGAGCCCGTGCAGCAGGCGCCCGCGGGAGGGGCGGCGCCGCCCCCTTTCGGAGCGAGCGGCTCGACGCCGCGCGGCTCCGGTACGCCATCTCTCGCGAGTCGGGCGAGAGCCTCGCGCGCCCTGTCCTCTCGGACGACCAGCGCGCCGCGCTCCCCGACTACGCCGACGTCCTCGCGCTCGCAGATGAGCCCGCTCGCGCGGGCGCTGCTCGGCGGATCGGACGGCCCGAAGAGCTAG
- a CDS encoding phage minor head protein: protein MPFLEAIEEFIRRGTIEGGGLGILTPEEFYALSDAYRTRAFTASRLLTEELVRRAYDALVAALEQGGTLRDFARALGAGEVVAGPGSTGYLETVFRTNIQGAYGAGRYRQIKAIASDPDLAAARPYVEYRTAGDNRVRPAHVALDRTVYRVDSAAWERIAPPNGFNCRCSMVLRRARDVDARRVIDDPPERADDGFDAPPAPEL from the coding sequence ATGCCCTTCCTCGAGGCGATCGAGGAGTTCATCCGGCGCGGCACGATCGAGGGCGGCGGCCTCGGCATCCTCACGCCCGAGGAGTTCTACGCGCTCTCCGACGCGTATCGGACGCGCGCGTTCACCGCGTCGCGGCTGCTCACCGAAGAGCTCGTGCGGCGCGCCTACGACGCGCTCGTCGCCGCGCTCGAGCAGGGCGGCACGCTGCGCGACTTCGCGCGCGCGCTCGGCGCGGGAGAGGTCGTCGCGGGACCGGGCTCGACCGGCTACCTGGAGACCGTCTTCCGCACGAACATCCAGGGCGCGTACGGCGCCGGCCGCTACCGGCAGATCAAAGCGATCGCGAGCGACCCCGACCTCGCGGCCGCTCGGCCCTACGTCGAGTACCGCACGGCCGGCGACAACCGCGTGAGGCCCGCGCACGTCGCGCTCGACCGCACCGTGTACCGCGTCGACTCGGCCGCGTGGGAGCGCATCGCGCCGCCCAACGGATTCAACTGCCGATGCTCGATGGTCCTGCGCCGCGCGCGCGACGTCGACGCGCGCCGCGTGATCGACGACCCGCCGGAGCGGGCCGACGACGGGTTCGACGCACCGCCCGCACCGGAGCTCTGA
- a CDS encoding phage protease, translated as MHAYDVPRESASRGVRLVARLVMDARPGPAFVPEVRRAMVAEDSKRSWVHLVYEGTWEGHRAGTFTFDGDRFAEILRNFDAQANELVFDYEHATEMMPSGEPVPAAGWIHALAVEGDSLFAYVEWTARAASLIEAGEYRFCSVVVDFAARDRKTDEEIDARLLSVALTNIPFIDGQEPIRLSARPRTSSNGATQMGAKTKPQPKKTRVQLSSGAKALLDQIATLLKITLADGDDVYFKVMDALGALQQAAKVEDMLATSTEGPALSDRRIRRNDVLRLALSEGTKITREQLLTALEQIEGDDFTREQLAALIESVAKMAEAQDGGGSSEPPPSEPAAASEPPPALSAPAGAPPAVPPHRTLPRRRCRRPRSRPRTASRSRRRSSRRSASPMSRARSRSSTRTRTSSRAWPARSPPTARRPMPAARR; from the coding sequence ATGCACGCCTACGACGTCCCGCGCGAGTCTGCCTCGCGCGGCGTGCGCCTCGTTGCGCGCCTCGTGATGGACGCGCGCCCCGGGCCCGCGTTCGTGCCCGAGGTCCGGCGCGCGATGGTCGCGGAGGACTCGAAGCGCTCGTGGGTGCACCTCGTGTACGAGGGCACCTGGGAGGGCCACCGCGCCGGCACGTTCACGTTCGACGGCGACCGCTTCGCGGAGATCCTCCGCAACTTCGACGCGCAGGCGAACGAGCTCGTCTTCGACTACGAGCACGCCACCGAGATGATGCCGAGCGGCGAGCCCGTGCCGGCCGCCGGTTGGATTCACGCGCTCGCCGTCGAGGGCGACTCGCTCTTCGCGTACGTCGAGTGGACCGCGCGCGCGGCCTCGCTGATCGAGGCGGGCGAGTACCGGTTCTGCAGCGTCGTCGTCGACTTCGCTGCGCGCGATCGAAAGACCGACGAAGAGATCGACGCGCGCCTCCTGAGCGTCGCGCTCACGAACATTCCTTTCATCGACGGGCAGGAGCCGATCCGGCTGTCCGCGCGCCCGCGAACTTCCAGCAACGGAGCGACTCAGATGGGCGCGAAGACCAAGCCGCAGCCGAAGAAGACCCGCGTGCAGCTCTCGTCCGGCGCGAAGGCGCTGCTCGACCAGATCGCGACGCTGCTGAAGATCACGCTCGCCGACGGCGACGACGTGTACTTCAAGGTCATGGACGCGCTCGGCGCGCTCCAGCAGGCCGCGAAGGTCGAGGACATGCTCGCGACGAGCACCGAGGGCCCGGCGCTCTCCGACCGTCGCATCCGCCGCAACGACGTGCTGCGGCTCGCCCTCTCCGAGGGCACGAAGATCACGCGCGAGCAGCTGCTCACCGCGCTCGAGCAGATCGAGGGCGACGACTTCACGCGCGAGCAGCTCGCCGCGCTGATCGAGTCGGTCGCGAAGATGGCCGAGGCGCAGGACGGCGGAGGCTCCAGCGAGCCCCCGCCGAGCGAGCCGGCCGCCGCGAGCGAGCCCCCGCCGGCTCTCAGCGCCCCCGCCGGCGCGCCGCCCGCGGTGCCCCCGCACCGGACGCTCCCGCGACGCAGGTGCAGGCGGCCGAGGTCTCGCCCGAGGACGGCATCGCGGTCACGCAGGCGCTCATCGCGGCGCTCGGCGTCCCCGATGTCGCGAGCGCGCTCGCGTTCATCGACACGCACAAGGACGAGCTCGCGGGCATGGCCAGCGCGCAGCCCGCCGACGGCACGCAGGCCGATGCCGGCGGCGCGGCGATGA